Proteins encoded together in one Carya illinoinensis cultivar Pawnee chromosome 3, C.illinoinensisPawnee_v1, whole genome shotgun sequence window:
- the LOC122303735 gene encoding two-component response regulator 24-like, with the protein MAPTIESVYLGNGGLSEGNNKRSNRFVKATWKNNLTALVVDNVELCRVLERENLRAYGVETVAVETGEAAVELVASGSTFNLIFIDIYLPTMSGPEAVRQIRAMGVRSKIIGLTAIITEKDEQDFFAAGIDEFYEKPLDPDWFVPIIREVDNQI; encoded by the exons ATGGCACCAACAATTGAGTCAGTTTATCTGGGGAATGGAGGTTTATCTGAGGGAAATAATAAGCGCAGCAACAGGTTTGTCAAGGCAACCTGGAAGAACAATCTGACAGCACTTGTGGTGGACAATGTAGAATTATGCCGAGTACTGGAGAGGGAAAACCTACGTGCCTATGGTGTGGAAACGGTAGCTGTGGAGACAGGGGAGGCTGCAGTAGAGCTCGTTGCTTCTGGATCAACCTTCAATCTTATTTTCATTGACATATATCTGCCTACTATGAGTGGGCCAGAG GCCGTGAGGCAGATTCGTGCCATGGGTGTCCGCAGCAAGATTATAGGTCTTACTGCAATAATTACTGAAAAAGATGAGCAAGATTTTTTTGCAGCTGGAATTGACGAGTTCTATGAAAAGCCACTTGATCCAGATTGGTTCGTCCCAATCATAAGGGAGGTCGACAACCAGATATGa